In Pseudomonadota bacterium, the DNA window GGTGCAACAAGTGACGGGGTGTAATCATACCCCACTGCTTCTGCTTCTTCTATCTCTCTCATCTCATGCTCATCAAGGATTCTCAGGAAAAGAATCCAGGTAAGCTCGGGGACATACTGTAAAGCGCCAGCACAGTTCGACCTCCGCATAATGTCGCAGATGTTTTTGATTACGGCATTCACGGACTGCTGGGTGACAAGGCGTTTATTGTTCCCGTTATTTTTATTTTTCCTCGCTCTCATCTCTTATTCCTCTGGTTCCTCAAGGGGTTCCGGCACATATACCTTTCGTCCAGCATGTATCCCCAGACCGTCACTTCGTTTTTTACCATGTTATAATCCTCCTTCAAATGCCCGCCGCAAGAGCGAAGCCGGCAGGGTGTTAATGTGCTCCAGTTGTGCCTCCAGTGCCCTCCGTACTTTCCCCACCTTCTCCATCTGCTCATTCAATATCGCCGCAATCCCCTTCTGCTCTGAGAGGGGAGGGAGGGGGATTTCGATAGAATGTATAAAATCCCTTGTTAATCCTTGTATGGTTGCCCCACGGCAGTTTTCAATGAGATAGTCAGAAATGCTCAAAATGTATCTCACAACAAAATCAGGGTTGATGTTTGGACCACACACGAAAGGACTCAGGTCTTGACTGGCTCCCATCTCTTCAATAGCGATACCCACACGGCCAACCCTGGTTCTTGTGACCAAAAGTACTGTTCCTGGTACACAAACGGCTGTTTTGCCTGATAATAAACCATCCTCTGTTAAAAAAGCCCGTGCATGCTGTGCAGATATATACAACTCGGTAATGTCGGCACCTGTAACAAATGGGATTGCCCCATTCCAAAATTTAGGATTTTCCTTTGAAGGAGTTCCGCCAGAATTAAAGTGTCCTTCTTCCCCCAACCGTACCCACCGCCAGCCTTCCGGCAGTTCTTCATCAAGTCGAGGGAAGACCTGCCGCAAGTAGGAAGCGGAGAGGGATTTGGCGGCTTCCAACTGGGCTTGTGTTGCTTTCCGTGCCTTTCGTACTGTCTCCATCTGCTCATTCAATATCGCCGCAATCCGTTTCTGCTCAGAGAGGGGTGGGAGGGGAATTAAGAAACTTTGTAAGTTGGATTTTGATATTTCTGTGAATGTTGCTCCGCTACCCAATGCTTGTAGCTGCGTCACAAATTTCTTAAGCACCCAAAACAAAAAATTAGATTCGATCTTTTCACCAGGAATAAAACTTTTACATCCTTGATTGGTACATAGAGGAACATCAGCAATTCCAAGATGCCCTATTGGTGCTCTACTCGATAGAACGACAGATCCGGTTGGAAGCAATTCTGTTCCACAACTTTCATATCCGGTTCTTGTAATTTTTCTAATTGAAGTTGTTATGTGAATTCCATCAAACTTCCCTAAATCAGTGGGAGTAATCCAAACGATGCCACCATCCCAGTAAGAAGGGTTATCTGTTCTTGGTGTAGAACCTCCGACAACTCGGCACACCTCCCCCAACCTTACCCATCGCCAGCCGTCAGGAAGAGGTCTTTTAAAATCTGATTTAAAATCAATAGGTTCGGTTGTCATTTTTCGCTTGAAATTCTCTCGCACTGTGTTAAAATAAAATCAATCCAGTTATCTGGAGGTGGATGGCGAAAGCTATCGAACTTGTAAAGGTCCCGCCCTGATGACAAGAGCCCATGGGGCTCTCCCGAAAGGGTAGTCAGGACGGTCAAATTTTATGCTGCTTCAAAGTCCTTCTCTTTTTGTTGTTTGAATTTTGGGACAACTATCTCATCCGCTGGCACCCATACCACCTTACCATCACGCCAGATTACTATTGGACTTCCTCTCCGCTTGTGCTCAGCTATAGCCTCGCTTTACTTTTTCAAATAGATTATCATCTATCACCGTCAATATTCCACTTTTTTCCCTGGCGATAACAACTGGCGTATCTTCAGAATTATCGAATAAAATCCAAGAGTCAAGCAATGGCCTATATAGGTGAAATAAGTTATATAACCCCCTATTAAATCTTCGCCGAACGGTTTGGGCAGGAACATCATGTCCTCCCATGCTTACGCGGTCTGCAATACGCTTTAGGGCGAGATCTGTGTTGCGAAGCCACAAGAAATACAAATGAATTTTATATCCCTTTCTCTTTAAATCTTTCAATAATTTCAAATAGGATTTACCTGCGAGCGTTGTTTCAAAAGCAAAATCAACACCTTTGTCAGCGTATTCGTAAATTTGTTCCAGCATCAGC includes these proteins:
- a CDS encoding type I restriction-modification system subunit M N-terminal domain-containing protein translates to MRARKNKNNGNNKRLVTQQSVNAVIKNICDIMRRSNCAGALQYVPELTWILFLRILDEHEMREIEEAEAVGYDYTPSLVAP
- a CDS encoding restriction endonuclease subunit S — translated: MTTEPIDFKSDFKRPLPDGWRWVRLGEVCRVVGGSTPRTDNPSYWDGGIVWITPTDLGKFDGIHITTSIRKITRTGYESCGTELLPTGSVVLSSRAPIGHLGIADVPLCTNQGCKSFIPGEKIESNFLFWVLKKFVTQLQALGSGATFTEISKSNLQSFLIPLPPLSEQKRIAAILNEQMETVRKARKATQAQLEAAKSLSASYLRQVFPRLDEELPEGWRWVRLGEEGHFNSGGTPSKENPKFWNGAIPFVTGADITELYISAQHARAFLTEDGLLSGKTAVCVPGTVLLVTRTRVGRVGIAIEEMGASQDLSPFVCGPNINPDFVVRYILSISDYLIENCRGATIQGLTRDFIHSIEIPLPPLSEQKGIAAILNEQMEKVGKVRRALEAQLEHINTLPASLLRRAFEGGL
- a CDS encoding zeta toxin family protein, with amino-acid sequence MKENKKSLNLYIIAGPNGSGKTTFVRKFLPDYAKCLNFVNADLIASGLSPFSPDVAAIKAGRLMLEQIYEYADKGVDFAFETTLAGKSYLKLLKDLKRKGYKIHLYFLWLRNTDLALKRIADRVSMGGHDVPAQTVRRRFNRGLYNLFHLYRPLLDSWILFDNSEDTPVVIAREKSGILTVIDDNLFEKVKRGYS